Proteins co-encoded in one Papaver somniferum cultivar HN1 chromosome 5, ASM357369v1, whole genome shotgun sequence genomic window:
- the LOC113281648 gene encoding transcription elongation factor B polypeptide 3-like gives MYGRKIPTLLELCVQTAIDNVRYLGDVGETDIDLLGEILPHCTADQLMHIEKSSIERDLSPVTDKLWRKFYEKHFGAESTKTLIERMNRKKVTFKWMQLYEAKQKDLESVQEESGNKLKELYKKEENRRQSRQIQVVTKVPPAKRPFWGGAGGSGFGSNSTNTKGRFIKKAKMEFLNSHEARTAAMKKRNLLSNQRIAPRTMTPPARFGGQSSSSSGLGKPLPRRP, from the exons ATGTATGGAAGAAAGATTCCAACTTTACTTGAATTATGTGTGCAGACAGCGATAGACAATGTTAGGTATCTTGGAGATGTTGGGGAAACGGATATTGATTTGTTGGGGGAAATTCTACCTCACTGTACAGCTGATCAGTTGATGCAcattgagaagtcatctata GAAAGAGACCTGAGTCCAGTTACTGATAAGTTATGGAGGAAATTTTATGAAAAGCATTTTGGTGCTGAAAGTACAAAAACGCTTATTGAGCGGATGAATAGGAAGAAAGTTACATTCAAATGGATGCAGCTATATGAG GCGAAGCAGAAGGACCTGGAGAGTGTTCAGGAAGAATCTgggaataaacttaaagaactctataAAAAGGAAGAGAATA GAAGACAAAGTCGCCAGATTCAGGTTGTTACAAAAGTTCCACCTGCCAAGCGACCTTTTTGGGGAGGAGCAGGAG GCAGTGGATTTGGAAGCAATTCAACCAATACAAAGGGTAGATTTATTAAGAAGGCAAAAATGGAGTTCCTTAATAG CCATGAAGCTAGAACAGCGGCAATGAAAAAGAGGAACCTGCTGAGCAATCAACG TATTGCTCCCCGTACAATGACGCCACCAGCTCGTTTCGGTGGACAGAGTTCATCAAGTTCTGGCTTGGGAAAGCCATTACCAAGAAGACCATAG
- the LOC113281647 gene encoding TLC domain-containing protein 2-like — MAREERQKNHGNASVTFKTNKITPVFFGATLVLWIVSVIFEIVFNKRVELVYVVAGCCFYQMANLVMRFAVSKDPLVINTSVSLLHSTICSISVVFILLNQLASKSFEEVFDHSQLFGGTWPGAYTALCFSCGYFAYDQWDMLQHHLYSGHIPSILVHHFLLLICFTLALYRNVTINYLILTLICELHSIFLHVRELRRMAGVRDAKKKIVKMEWVLSWMTFFLARIGSHILITAKLIRDANIFGQGVELPLALFGMAGMNLLNVFLGLDLLKAQKREIKNSHQQYHRD, encoded by the coding sequence ATGGCGAGAGAGGAGAGAcagaaaaaccatggaaatgcTTCTGTTACATTCAAAACTAATAAAATTACTCCAGTGTTCTTTGGGGCAACGTTGGTTCTTTGGATTGTTTCAGTCATTTTCGAGATTGTCTTCAACAAGAGAGTAGAGCTTGTATATGTTGTTGCTGGCTGTTGCTTTTACCAGATGGCGAACTTGGTTATGCGCTTTGCTGTCTCAAAAGATCCTCTCGTCATCAACACTAGTGTCTCTTTGTTGCATTCCACCATTTGTTCAATTTCGGTGGTTTTCATTCTGCTTAATCAGTTGGCCTCAAAGAGTTTTGAGGAGGTTTTTGACCATTCACAGTTATTTGGTGGCACATGGCCTGGTGCCTATACTGCGTTGTGCTTCTCCTGCGGTTACTTTGCTTATGATCAGTGGGATATGCTCCAGCACCATCTCTACAGCGGTCACATCCCTTCGATTCTAGTACATCATTTCCTTCTGTTGATTTGTTTTACACTAGCACTTTATCGAAACGTGACCATCAACTACCTTATTCTCACACTCATCTGTGAGTTGCATTCGATTTTTCTGCACGTGAGGGAACTGAGGCGAATGGCTGGAGTTCGTGACGCCAAGAAGAAAATAGTGAAAATGGAGTGGGTTCTGAGTTGGATGACGTTCTTCCTCGCAAGGATTGGGTCTCATATTCTCATCACTGCCAAGCTTATTAGAGATGCAAACATATTTGGGCAAGGAGTAGAGCTTCCACTTGCCCTTTTTGGTATGGCTGGAATGAACTTGCTTAACGTCTTCCTCGGCCTTGATCTTCTTAAAGCTCAGAAACGAGAAATCAAGAATAGCCATCAACAATACCACCGTGATTGA